A genome region from Oikeobacillus pervagus includes the following:
- a CDS encoding DUF3189 family protein, which yields MIYIYNDYGGTHTTSLAASYHLKKLPTNRRLTTDEILNVDYFNKLDQSDKCKLIFHGIDDEGNPVYTIGRRSSKLVIPALKNLSLLFQARSQINEKIIFSNTSPTVPFTMTMGGFFSRGLKMDTIGVPLLITGAKKCCDTIFQLVKYTRKMAEETNEKVLVLENKEFKP from the coding sequence ATGATTTACATTTACAATGATTACGGAGGAACCCATACTACTTCCCTAGCTGCTAGTTATCACCTAAAAAAATTGCCGACAAACCGTAGGCTAACGACAGACGAAATTTTGAATGTTGATTATTTTAATAAATTAGATCAATCCGATAAATGCAAACTTATTTTTCACGGAATCGATGATGAAGGAAATCCTGTTTATACCATCGGCCGTAGATCCTCAAAGCTTGTAATTCCTGCATTAAAAAATCTCAGCTTGCTTTTTCAAGCACGATCTCAAATCAATGAGAAAATCATCTTTTCCAATACCTCCCCTACAGTTCCATTCACAATGACTATGGGAGGATTCTTTTCAAGAGGACTCAAAATGGATACCATTGGTGTCCCCCTTTTAATTACAGGAGCTAAAAAATGCTGTGACACCATTTTTCAGCTTGTTAAATATACTCGAAAAATGGCGGAAGAGACAAATGAAAAAGTACTGGTTCTAGAAAACAAAGAATTTAAACCGTGA